In Paenibacillus sonchi, a single genomic region encodes these proteins:
- a CDS encoding cold shock domain-containing protein → MEGKVKWFNAEKGYGFIETADGGDVFVHFSAIQTDGFKTLDEGQSVEFDIVEGARGPQAANVIKL, encoded by the coding sequence ATGGAAGGTAAAGTAAAATGGTTTAACGCAGAAAAAGGTTATGGTTTCATCGAAACTGCCGACGGTGGCGACGTATTCGTACACTTCTCCGCGATTCAAACTGATGGTTTCAAAACATTGGATGAAGGCCAATCCGTAGAGTTCGACATCGTTGAAGGTGCACGCGGACCACAAGCAGCTAACGTCATCAAATTATAA
- a CDS encoding S-layer homology domain-containing protein: MKKKWRGLVTGLLGISMLLGSLGSVSAAPVPKDIQGHWAQKQLQDWLNKGYLGGYQDGTVKPNKAITRAEYVALVNRLFGYTDTATISFKDLKKSNWYYSEVAKAVKAGYIGGYENNTFRPNASLTRQEAAVIAAKILKLNTKASTAKFKDSSQFAAWSRGAIAAAADKKVIKGYPDGTFGPKRALTRAEAVGIISNSVAQKPATPGVTPAPTPTPKPTTSPAPTTSPTPAPTKAPGGGSGGGSGGGGGGGVTTPTVTNAAYGHVGSVTADVYLTPNVTGAVYYVVAPYAINVNAPSAQQVKNGQIAAGTAGIHHGTKATTAGTTVSFTVYGLKADTEYATYVTVADSYGNWSSVATVRLKTAPAGANAIVVAQPGNIGTVTADVYVKYGTAGGTAQEVRYVVLKDNAAAPTATQVAEGKDSAGTLLSSALKGTISAKPGVGHTHTLSGLTAATGYKVYLVSGHGTTWSSVEVIRIHTK, from the coding sequence ATGAAAAAGAAGTGGCGTGGTCTTGTGACCGGACTGCTGGGGATCAGCATGCTGTTAGGTTCACTCGGCAGTGTATCAGCCGCGCCGGTACCCAAGGATATTCAAGGGCACTGGGCACAAAAGCAATTGCAGGACTGGCTGAATAAAGGTTATCTGGGAGGGTACCAGGACGGTACGGTCAAACCCAATAAAGCCATTACACGTGCAGAGTATGTGGCTTTGGTTAACCGCCTGTTCGGTTATACCGATACGGCAACAATCAGCTTCAAGGACCTCAAGAAATCGAACTGGTATTACAGTGAAGTTGCCAAAGCGGTAAAAGCCGGATACATCGGCGGGTATGAGAACAATACCTTCCGTCCCAACGCTTCGCTTACACGGCAAGAGGCTGCTGTTATTGCGGCCAAGATTTTGAAGCTGAACACTAAGGCGTCTACAGCCAAGTTTAAGGACAGCAGCCAGTTTGCGGCCTGGAGCCGTGGGGCTATTGCGGCAGCCGCCGACAAGAAAGTCATCAAAGGTTATCCGGATGGGACTTTCGGTCCCAAGAGGGCATTAACGCGGGCAGAGGCCGTTGGCATTATCAGTAATTCGGTGGCTCAAAAGCCTGCGACTCCTGGGGTAACCCCAGCTCCAACTCCTACTCCTAAGCCAACAACTTCACCGGCTCCGACAACTAGCCCAACACCGGCACCAACCAAGGCTCCGGGTGGAGGATCTGGTGGCGGTTCCGGCGGCGGCGGCGGTGGCGGTGTCACTACACCGACAGTAACCAACGCTGCGTATGGACATGTTGGCTCTGTGACTGCAGACGTCTACTTGACGCCTAATGTAACGGGTGCTGTGTATTACGTAGTTGCGCCATATGCCATCAACGTAAATGCTCCGAGTGCGCAGCAGGTGAAGAATGGACAAATTGCTGCCGGAACGGCAGGCATTCATCATGGAACCAAAGCGACTACAGCAGGCACTACCGTGTCCTTCACGGTGTATGGACTAAAGGCTGATACGGAATACGCTACTTATGTCACGGTTGCAGACAGCTACGGCAACTGGTCTTCTGTAGCCACTGTCCGGTTGAAAACCGCACCGGCTGGTGCGAATGCCATTGTTGTGGCACAGCCAGGGAATATCGGTACTGTGACGGCTGATGTGTATGTCAAATACGGCACAGCAGGCGGAACAGCTCAAGAGGTCAGATATGTTGTGCTGAAGGATAATGCGGCAGCCCCTACAGCCACTCAAGTGGCAGAAGGCAAGGATAGTGCCGGGACACTGCTGTCCTCTGCATTAAAAGGCACCATTTCCGCGAAGCCTGGTGTAGGTCACACTCATACACTAAGCGGCCTTACAGCGGCTACCGGCTACAAGGTTTACTTGGTTAGCGGACATGGCACTACATGGTCCTCTGTTGAAGTCATACGGATTCATACGAAATAA
- the secA gene encoding preprotein translocase subunit SecA, whose product MLGLVKKIFGDTNERDVKRLMKTVDVINGLEPDFVSLSDEELRAKTAEFRARIEKGETLEELLPEAFATVREASKRTLGMRHFDVQLVGGMALHEGRISEMKTGEGKTLVGTLPVYLNALLGKGVHVVTVNDYLAQRDSAQMGQIYNFLGMTVGVNLNGMDHADKQEAYACDITYGTNNEFGFDYLRDNMVLYKEQMVQRPLYFCIIDEVDSILIDEARTPLIISGQAEKSTELYYAADRFVKRLTAEEDYTVDIKVKSVALTEKGVATAERAFGVENLYDHSNVTLNHHIVQALKANVIMRRDVDYVVNEDEVVIVDEFTGRLMAGRRYSDGLHQAIEAKEEIQVQNESMTLATITFQNYFRMYRKLGGMTGTAKTEEEEFKKIYGLEVLQVPTNKPNQRVDMPDVVYKSENGKFNAVVEEIVERHKKNQPVLVGTVSIENSERVSEMLKRKGVRHQVLNAKHHAAEAEIISHAGQPGTVTIATNMAGRGTDIVLGEGVTDLGGLHIIGTERHESRRIDNQLRGRAGRQGDPGSTQFYLSLGDELMKRFGADNVLNMMDRLGFEEDQPIESRMITRAVESAQKRVEGNNFDIRKVVLQYDDVMNQQREIIYKQRREILESDNIKDIVVEMIKPVIDRIVNAHCSDDIPENWELQEVADYVNSKLLEEGQLTRDDLWGKEVEELIEYIFNLVLEKYAAREERLGSELVREFEKVIVLRSVDSKWMDHIDAMDQLRQGIHLRAYGGTDPLREYQFEGFEMFNAMTATIQEEVATYIMKAHIETNQERQSVVEENKITTNGEPAEKQPVHVQAAIGRNDPCPCGSGKKYKNCHGQNA is encoded by the coding sequence ATGCTAGGACTTGTAAAAAAAATATTCGGCGACACCAACGAACGTGATGTCAAACGTCTGATGAAGACGGTCGATGTAATTAATGGGTTGGAGCCCGATTTTGTATCGCTTTCCGATGAAGAATTGAGAGCCAAGACTGCTGAATTCCGTGCCCGGATTGAGAAGGGCGAAACCTTGGAAGAACTTCTTCCCGAGGCATTTGCAACCGTACGCGAAGCTTCCAAACGGACGCTGGGCATGCGGCATTTTGACGTTCAATTGGTTGGAGGCATGGCGCTGCATGAAGGCCGGATCTCCGAGATGAAGACAGGTGAAGGCAAGACGCTGGTAGGTACTCTGCCAGTCTACCTGAACGCATTGCTTGGCAAAGGTGTGCATGTCGTAACGGTCAATGACTATCTGGCTCAGCGCGACAGCGCGCAGATGGGACAAATCTATAACTTCCTGGGCATGACGGTTGGGGTGAACCTGAACGGCATGGACCATGCTGATAAACAAGAAGCTTATGCCTGCGATATTACGTATGGCACTAATAATGAATTCGGTTTTGACTACCTGCGCGACAACATGGTGCTCTATAAGGAGCAAATGGTTCAGCGTCCGCTCTATTTCTGTATTATTGATGAAGTTGACTCTATTCTGATTGATGAAGCGCGGACTCCTCTTATTATCTCCGGGCAAGCCGAGAAATCCACGGAGCTGTACTATGCAGCAGACCGTTTCGTGAAGAGACTTACTGCTGAAGAAGATTATACGGTTGATATTAAGGTGAAATCCGTAGCTTTGACTGAAAAGGGTGTGGCTACGGCAGAACGCGCTTTTGGCGTTGAAAATCTGTACGATCACAGCAATGTAACCCTGAATCATCACATTGTTCAAGCGCTCAAGGCGAACGTCATTATGCGCCGCGACGTTGACTATGTAGTGAATGAGGACGAGGTTGTTATTGTCGATGAATTTACCGGACGGTTGATGGCTGGGCGCCGCTACAGTGATGGATTGCACCAGGCGATCGAAGCCAAGGAAGAAATTCAGGTGCAGAATGAGAGCATGACCCTGGCCACGATTACATTCCAGAACTACTTCCGGATGTACCGCAAGCTGGGCGGCATGACGGGTACCGCGAAGACCGAAGAAGAAGAGTTCAAGAAGATCTATGGTCTGGAAGTCCTGCAGGTGCCAACCAATAAGCCGAACCAGCGTGTGGATATGCCGGACGTTGTGTACAAAAGCGAAAACGGCAAGTTTAACGCGGTTGTAGAGGAAATTGTGGAGCGCCACAAAAAGAATCAGCCTGTACTGGTAGGTACGGTATCCATTGAAAATTCGGAACGTGTATCCGAGATGCTGAAACGCAAAGGTGTCAGACACCAGGTGCTGAATGCGAAGCATCATGCGGCGGAAGCGGAGATTATCTCGCATGCCGGCCAGCCGGGAACAGTAACCATTGCTACGAATATGGCGGGACGCGGTACGGATATCGTATTGGGTGAAGGTGTGACGGATCTGGGCGGTCTGCATATTATTGGTACAGAACGCCATGAATCGCGCCGGATTGATAACCAGCTGCGCGGACGCGCGGGACGTCAAGGCGACCCGGGTTCCACCCAGTTCTACCTGTCGCTCGGCGACGAACTGATGAAGCGTTTTGGTGCAGATAACGTGCTGAACATGATGGACCGTCTTGGTTTTGAAGAGGATCAGCCCATTGAGAGCCGCATGATTACGCGCGCTGTAGAATCCGCCCAAAAACGTGTCGAAGGCAACAACTTCGACATCCGTAAAGTCGTCCTTCAATATGATGACGTCATGAATCAGCAGCGTGAGATTATCTACAAGCAGCGCCGCGAGATTCTGGAGTCTGACAATATTAAAGATATTGTGGTTGAAATGATCAAGCCGGTTATTGACCGTATCGTTAATGCCCATTGCAGTGACGATATTCCGGAGAACTGGGAGCTGCAGGAGGTTGCTGATTATGTGAACAGCAAGCTTTTGGAGGAAGGCCAGTTGACCCGCGACGATCTGTGGGGCAAGGAAGTTGAGGAGCTCATCGAATACATCTTTAACCTTGTGCTGGAGAAATACGCAGCCCGTGAAGAACGCCTTGGCTCTGAGCTGGTGCGTGAATTCGAGAAGGTTATCGTGCTCCGCTCCGTAGACAGCAAATGGATGGATCATATTGATGCGATGGATCAGCTTCGTCAAGGGATTCACCTGCGTGCGTATGGCGGTACTGACCCGCTTCGCGAATATCAATTTGAAGGCTTTGAAATGTTCAATGCCATGACTGCCACCATTCAGGAAGAAGTTGCGACCTATATTATGAAGGCGCACATTGAAACCAACCAGGAACGTCAATCCGTAGTGGAAGAGAACAAAATCACCACGAATGGCGAGCCTGCCGAGAAGCAGCCGGTACATGTTCAGGCTGCGATTGGCCGCAACGATCCTTGCCCTTGCGGCAGCGGCAAGAAGTACAAGAACTGCCACGGCCAGAACGCTTGA
- the hpf gene encoding ribosome hibernation-promoting factor, HPF/YfiA family — translation MQFSIRGQQIEVTDALRDYVDKKLSRLEKYFDAPPTSEGYVTLGVVRGLHTVEVTIPLAGVTLRAEDRSDDMYASIDAVVDKLERQIRKHKTKLNRKFRQEGSLKTLFVEGAPSSVAVEEQDYDDLEVVRNKRFTLKPMDVEEAILQMNMVGHNFFVFSNIDTSEVSVVYKRNDGKYGLIEQD, via the coding sequence ATGCAATTCAGCATTCGAGGTCAACAAATTGAAGTGACCGACGCTTTGAGAGATTATGTTGATAAGAAGCTCAGCAGACTTGAGAAGTATTTCGATGCACCCCCTACCTCAGAAGGATATGTGACGCTTGGCGTCGTTCGCGGCCTTCATACGGTGGAAGTAACAATCCCGCTGGCAGGTGTAACGCTTCGTGCGGAAGACCGCAGCGACGATATGTACGCATCCATCGATGCCGTGGTGGACAAGCTGGAACGCCAAATCCGCAAGCACAAGACCAAGCTTAATCGTAAATTCCGCCAGGAAGGAAGCCTGAAAACACTCTTTGTGGAAGGCGCACCAAGCAGCGTTGCTGTGGAGGAACAGGATTACGATGATTTGGAGGTTGTGCGGAACAAGCGCTTCACCTTGAAGCCGATGGACGTAGAAGAAGCGATCCTGCAAATGAACATGGTTGGACATAATTTCTTCGTGTTTTCCAACATCGACACTTCTGAAGTCAGCGTTGTTTACAAACGCAATGACGGCAAATATGGTCTGATTGAACAAGACTAG